From the genome of Candidatus Obscuribacterales bacterium:
GTCGGGAGTTTTGAGGGCTTAACCGTTGATTACGCCAGAGCCAACGAAACGACCATCTTGATAAGGGGGCTGCGAGCTATATCGGATTTTGAAGCAGAGTTGGGCATGGCCCAAACAAATAAAGAACTGTTTCCTGAACTAGAAACAATTTTTTTAATGTCAAAAGCCGAGTATTCTTTTATTAGCTCTTCTACCGTCAAGGAGATAGCCCGATTGGGAGGCGACGTTTCCCAGTTCGTTCCAGAACCCGTAAATGTTTACTTAAAAGAACATTTCGCAAGAGGTGCCAAATAAATGACGACAGCAATTGCACCAAGTGCAACCACAGCTTATAAGCAAACATCCATTTACAAGCATTTGGATTTGCTCGAGCATTTGATTGACGATGCTGCCGGCATCCACAAGTTTAAGCTGATCAATGCCGATCAATTTCTTGATGTGCTCGACAAAGCAAGAGCTCGCCTCCCTGAAGAACTCAGAGAAGCTGCTGATGTATTGCAACATCGCGATGAAGTAATCGCCGAAGCACAAGCAAGAGCAGAACAAATTATTTCCATGGCCCGCCGTCAGGCTGAGACCATGGTCCACGAGTCGGAATTACTGAAGGCAGTACAATCCGAAGTAGAGCGTATTCGTAAGCAAGTAGTTGGCGAAGTAGAGCAAATGCGTAAGGAAGCTCTTGGCGAAGCCGAGCGTATCCGCGGCGAAGCCGAGCAAGAAGCGCAGCGTGTTCGCGATGGTGCTGACCATTATGCTGAATCAGTGCTGTCACGCATTGACGCTGATCTCAACACATTGGGTCAAACCCTTGCCGAGTCGCAGTCAATTGTTCGCAACGGACAAAGACTCTTGGGTCAAGTTAAGCGTCAGGCATCACTCACTAGCCCGCTTTTGAGCGGACGGAACGAGTAGTCGCTTTACCGGGACCAGCTTTAGAAATTGAATACTGCGGCCAGTGCTTGTGCTTTGCCACATGTCTCATTCCGTGCGGCAAACGGTAGTGTCGTGCACGGAACTTGGGCTTCGGCGGGTCGGGCACTAGTTCGCCGGTAAATCCTTCATAGACAATTTTCGACAATTTGCGCACTAATACATTAGCCCGCCTGTCATTGTGCGGACGTTCGACTTGTATGGCAACCAGATAGCATTTGCCGCTGTTGCACCAGACAATACCGGCATCGCCTACCATTGAGCCAATGTCACCTGTTTTGTGAGCAATTCTTGCCTCTTTGCCTAGACCATTTGGAATGAGTGACTTGTTGCGCACACGTTGCATGACGTTGAACATCCAGTCATGACTTTTCTTCTCGAGAATTTCACCGTTG
Proteins encoded in this window:
- the coaD gene encoding pantetheine-phosphate adenylyltransferase: MARAIYPGSFDPMTLGHLDIIRRASRLFDKVVMAVVGNPGKSPLLPIEERKRLIQATVKGMPNVEVGSFEGLTVDYARANETTILIRGLRAISDFEAELGMAQTNKELFPELETIFLMSKAEYSFISSSTVKEIARLGGDVSQFVPEPVNVYLKEHFARGAK